The nucleotide window CTCCCGCACCAAAACCCCGGCCTTGCGGAAGACCGCCGGCTCTATCTGCGCCAGCACGAAGTTGGCCTGCGAGGGGACGTACTCCACGCCGGCCTCGCCTAGCGCCCGCTGCAGCCGTGTGCGCTCCTCGATCACGAACGAAGCACGCTTGGCGATGCGTTCAGGGGCGCGCATCGAAGCCGCCGCGGCGACCTGGGCGGCCAGGTTCACGCTGAAGGGGAAACGGACCCGCTCGGCGTAGTCTGCGATCTCCCGGGGGGCCAGACCGTAACCCACCCTGAGGGCCGCGAGGCCGTGCACCTTCGAGAAGGTGCGCACGCAGACCACGCTCTGCGTGGAGAGTGCCAGCTCGTGCGAACCCGGGTACGACGGGTCGTCGACGAACTCGTAGTAGGCCTCGTCCAGGATCAGCAGGACGTCTTCCGGCAGCCCGTCCGCGATGGCCCGCACCTCTTCCAGCTTCAGGTGTGTACCGGTCGGGTTGTTCGGGTTACAGAGGATCACGGCCCGGGTCTTCGGGGTCAGCGCGGCGAGCAGGGCGTCAGGGTCCACGGCGTGGTCCGCCCGCAGCGGCACCCTGCGCGCCTCGAGCCCGACGATGCGGGCTATCGTCGCGTAGAGGCTGAAAGAGGGCCACGGGAAGACCACCTCCCCCGGCCGCTCGACGAGCTGCAGCAGGTTCAGGAGCACCTCGCTCGATCCGTTGCCCACCACCACGTTCTCCGGGCGTATGCCGGCGTTGGCCCCGGAGATGGCCTCGCGCAGGGCGGCGGCGTGGCGGTCCGGGTAGCGGTTGAGGCGGGGCAGAGCCTCGCTGATGGCGGCCTCCGCCTCCGGGAGCGGTCCGAAAGAGAGCTCGTTGGCGGTGAGCTTCACGTAATCGCCCTCGCCGCGTTCGGCTTTTGCCTCGTGCGAGATCCACGGCGGGTTGTAGGGCTTGAGGAGGTCGAGCTCTCTTCTGAACTTCAACTTGCGGGGCTCCTTGTTCTCGAAAGGTTGCTTGACGTATCCAGGTATAACAGACTAGTCTCTCGGGGGAAGGCTTGCAACGGCCTCTCCTTGTCCGGAGGGTCGCAGGCGGCTACAATCGCAGACTCATGGAGAGAATCTTGGATGCGAACGAGAGGATAAGCTCTCTCCGGGAGAGGATCGACGAGGTGGACGAGGAACTCGTCCATCTTCTCAACGAGAGGGCCCGGCTCGTGCAGGAGCTGGCCGAGCACAAGCTGGAGGCAGGAATACCGCTCTTCGATCCCAGGCGCGAGGAGGAGATCCTGCGGAGGGTCGTCGAGATAAACGAGGGGCCCATCTACGACTCCTCAATGCGCGACATCTTCGAGCTGATCATGCACAGGATCAGGGACATCGAGCTTCAGAGGCGCGGGGAGTAGCGGATGGAGGTAAGAGAGAGCACCGGGGTGCAGGCCCGGACGAACAACGGGATGATAAGACCGCAGAGCTTCAGGGTGGTCGCGGGCCCCTGCACGGTGGAGAGCTACGAGCAGTTCGAGGCTTCGGCGAGGGCCGTCAAAGAGGCGGGTTTCTCCTACGTGAGGGGTGGGGCCTTCAAGCCCCGCACGTCCCCCTACTCCTTCCAGGGCCTCGGCGTGGAGGGGCTGAGGATAATGTCCGAGGTGGCGGGGGATCTCGGGCTCAAGGTGGTGACCGAGATCATGGACCCCGCCGACATAGACGTGGTGATGGAGCACGCCCAGATCCTGCAGATAGGCACCCGCAACATGCACAACTTCTCGCTTTTGAAGCGGGTCGGCTCTGCGATAAAGGGCTCGAAAGAGCACGGGGTGATCCTGAAGAGGGGGTTTGCCGCGACCGTCGAGGAGTGGATCCTTGCGGCCGAGTACATAACCTCCTCCGGCGGGGACAACGTGGTCCTCTGCGAGAGGGGGATAAGGACGTTCGAACCCTCGACCCGCTTCACGCTCGATCTGTCCGCCGTGATAGTGGCCAAGCGGCTCTCCGAGCTCCCGGTCATCGTGGACCCCTCGCACGCGGCCGGGAGGAGGGATCTGGTCGTGCCCCTGAGCAAGGCGGCCGTGGCCGCGGAGGCCGATGGTCTTCTGGTCGAGTCGCACCACGAGCCCAGGGAGGCGCTGTGCGACGGGGAGCAGGCCCTTCCCGTCGAGGATCTTATGACGCTCAGGGAGACGCTCTCCCCCTTCGCCTCGGCGATGGGCAGGCAGGTAATCTAGACCCCACGGGAAGGTGAGCTGACCTGAGGACCGCCCTCATCGCGATCGTCTCCGCCGTCTTGGGTGGGGTCGTCGCCGCGCTCGTCGTGCTGCAGGTCGGTCCGGGTGGACGGACCGGCGACGTGACCATAAACCAGGCCCCCGCTCCACGGGTGAGCGTCGTGAGCTCCGGAAGAGGGTCGGCCTCTTCCATCGCAGCCATGGTCTACCACCGCGACGGACCGGGGGTAGTGAGCATAGACGTGGTCTCCGGGTCCGGCACCGCCGGGGGATCAGGCTTCGTGCTGGACAAAAACGGCCACATAATCACCAACCAGCACGTCGTCGAAGGGGCGAAGGATATCTCGGTCGAGTTCGCGAGCGGGATGCGCCGCAGCGCGGAGGTCGTGGGCTCCGACCCTTCCACGGACATAGCGCTCCTCAAGGTGGACGCCCCGAAGAGCGTGCTCAAGCCGCTCACGCTCGGTGATTCGAGCGCGGTGAAGGTAGGGGACCCGGTAGTGGCGATCGGCAACCCGCTCAACGTCGGGATCAGCGTCACCAGCGGGATAATAAGCGGGCTGGACCGTTCGATCCGGGCTCCCAACAACTACACCATAAGCGGGGCCCTGCAGACCGACGCCCCGATAAACCCGGGGAACTCCGGCGGGCCGCTCATCGACGCGAGCGGCAACGTGATCGGGGTGAACGCCCAGATAGCGACCGAGACCGGCAGCTACGAGGGGATCGGGTTCGCCATCCCGATCGACACCGTCAAGAGCGTCGTGGAGCAGCTCGTGACGAAGGGTCAGGTCCGGCACGGCTACCTGGGCGTGAAGATGTACGGGCTCGGGATCGGCGAGATCTCGGCCTATACGGGCATGTCTGCCCAGAGGCTCTCCGAAAGGTACGGGTTGCCGGACCACGGTGCCATAGTCGCGGGCGTGACGAAGGATGGGCCGGCGCAAAGGGCCGGGATAAGAGGGGCCGGGAAGAAGAGGGTGAACGTGGGCGGGATCCCGGTCCCGCTCGGCGACGTCATCACCAGCGTCGACGGACGGCGCGTCTCGGGCCCCGACGGCGTGATCTCGGCGGTTAACGCCGGGAAGCCGGGTGATCGGCTGCGTCTCGAAGTAGTGACGCCGGGCAAGGCACCGAGGGAGGTGACCGTGAGGCTCGGGGTGCAACCCGGGCATGCCTCCCCGTAGGAGACTTTGCCGGCAGGTCCGCTTGGTGGTAGAGTCTTGCTTTGCCGCCTCCCTTGGCGGAGTGTCGTGAGGTTGCTCCGGGCGCGGCCGTTCTCCTTGCGGCCTCATCCGGGAGCTGGTGTGAGTTTCGTGGAGGTATCGTGGCGCGCGGCAGAGTGAAGTGGTTCTCGGATGAGAAGGGATACGGCTTCATCGAGAACGAGGATGGCGGGGAGGATCTCTTCGTCCACTACTCCGAGATAGTGGGCGAGGGCTTCAAGACGCTCGAAGAGGGCGCCCTCGTCGAGTTCGAGGTGGTGGAGGGTCGCAGGGGAAAGATGCAGGCCTCGAAAGTCGAGGTCGTGGGCTAGCGCCGCGGCGGGGGGACGGAGTTGCACGGGCCTCGCTCCTCCCCTTCCGGGGAGGCCGATCTCAAGCGGCGTGCCGGCTACCGGGCCGTCGAGGAGTTCGTTAGAAGCGGGATGGCCGTCGGGCTCGGGACCGGAAGCACCGCATCCTGGGCCATAAGGAGGGTGGGCGAGCTGTTGCGCGAGGGGGTCCTGGAGGACGTCGTGTGCGTCCCGACCTCCGAGCGCACCGCAGAGGCTGCGAGGGCACTCGGTATCCCGCTCGCCACGCTCGCCGAGACCCGTCCCCGGGTCACCATAGACGGGGCGGACGAGATCTCCCCCGACCTCTCCGCGATAAAGGGGCGTGGCGGGGCGCTCCTGCGGGAGAAGATAGTCGCCTTCGCGAGCGAGAGCTTCGTGCTCGTCGCCGACGAGACCAAGCCGGTG belongs to Rubrobacter naiadicus and includes:
- the aroF gene encoding 3-deoxy-7-phosphoheptulonate synthase; translation: MEVRESTGVQARTNNGMIRPQSFRVVAGPCTVESYEQFEASARAVKEAGFSYVRGGAFKPRTSPYSFQGLGVEGLRIMSEVAGDLGLKVVTEIMDPADIDVVMEHAQILQIGTRNMHNFSLLKRVGSAIKGSKEHGVILKRGFAATVEEWILAAEYITSSGGDNVVLCERGIRTFEPSTRFTLDLSAVIVAKRLSELPVIVDPSHAAGRRDLVVPLSKAAVAAEADGLLVESHHEPREALCDGEQALPVEDLMTLRETLSPFASAMGRQVI
- a CDS encoding S1C family serine protease encodes the protein MGGVVAALVVLQVGPGGRTGDVTINQAPAPRVSVVSSGRGSASSIAAMVYHRDGPGVVSIDVVSGSGTAGGSGFVLDKNGHIITNQHVVEGAKDISVEFASGMRRSAEVVGSDPSTDIALLKVDAPKSVLKPLTLGDSSAVKVGDPVVAIGNPLNVGISVTSGIISGLDRSIRAPNNYTISGALQTDAPINPGNSGGPLIDASGNVIGVNAQIATETGSYEGIGFAIPIDTVKSVVEQLVTKGQVRHGYLGVKMYGLGIGEISAYTGMSAQRLSERYGLPDHGAIVAGVTKDGPAQRAGIRGAGKKRVNVGGIPVPLGDVITSVDGRRVSGPDGVISAVNAGKPGDRLRLEVVTPGKAPREVTVRLGVQPGHASP
- a CDS encoding cold-shock protein; the protein is MARGRVKWFSDEKGYGFIENEDGGEDLFVHYSEIVGEGFKTLEEGALVEFEVVEGRRGKMQASKVEVVG
- a CDS encoding chorismate mutase, translated to MDANERISSLRERIDEVDEELVHLLNERARLVQELAEHKLEAGIPLFDPRREEEILRRVVEINEGPIYDSSMRDIFELIMHRIRDIELQRRGE
- the hisC gene encoding histidinol-phosphate transaminase, producing MKFRRELDLLKPYNPPWISHEAKAERGEGDYVKLTANELSFGPLPEAEAAISEALPRLNRYPDRHAAALREAISGANAGIRPENVVVGNGSSEVLLNLLQLVERPGEVVFPWPSFSLYATIARIVGLEARRVPLRADHAVDPDALLAALTPKTRAVILCNPNNPTGTHLKLEEVRAIADGLPEDVLLILDEAYYEFVDDPSYPGSHELALSTQSVVCVRTFSKVHGLAALRVGYGLAPREIADYAERVRFPFSVNLAAQVAAAASMRAPERIAKRASFVIEERTRLQRALGEAGVEYVPSQANFVLAQIEPAVFRKAGVLVREGEALGYPGWSRITIGNSTENDRVISAFSGR
- the rpiA gene encoding ribose 5-phosphate isomerase A encodes the protein MHGPRSSPSGEADLKRRAGYRAVEEFVRSGMAVGLGTGSTASWAIRRVGELLREGVLEDVVCVPTSERTAEAARALGIPLATLAETRPRVTIDGADEISPDLSAIKGRGGALLREKIVAFASESFVLVADETKPVERLGEGVVPVEVEPFGWQATLRALSALGCEASLRRAEGSDDPFVTDGGHYTVDCLFPPIEDPAALEREIKHVPGALECGLFVGMAEAAVVARSSGEVEIMERRGS